A window of Clavibacter michiganensis contains these coding sequences:
- a CDS encoding DUF6518 family protein, which produces MTRPDASAARTAARPPRSSSRSPARATLLAGLGATVVVLALSLLVGGLTSPAQGFLPEWMSSLANSAGGWSMLAFLGVWLSRARPLLGAVLGAVSFVAMVEAYGVVSLWRGYFLADPFSSMWIPIGLVAGPFIGLAAALVRHASRRWTIAGVAVLSAVLVAEGIFGLTVVAETTSPVYWTLEIVLAVGLLAAAALRGRRTQVDASPAPPRG; this is translated from the coding sequence ATGACCCGACCCGACGCGTCTGCCGCACGCACCGCCGCCCGACCGCCCCGCTCGTCCTCGCGGTCACCCGCCCGCGCGACCCTCCTGGCCGGGCTCGGCGCCACCGTGGTCGTCCTCGCCCTCAGCCTCCTGGTGGGCGGCCTCACCAGCCCCGCGCAGGGCTTCCTCCCGGAGTGGATGAGCTCGCTCGCCAACTCCGCCGGCGGCTGGAGCATGCTCGCCTTCCTCGGAGTGTGGCTCTCCCGTGCCCGCCCGCTCCTCGGCGCCGTGCTGGGCGCGGTCTCCTTCGTCGCGATGGTGGAGGCGTACGGCGTGGTGAGCCTCTGGCGCGGGTACTTCCTCGCGGACCCGTTCTCGTCCATGTGGATCCCGATCGGCCTGGTCGCGGGCCCGTTCATCGGCCTCGCGGCTGCCCTCGTGCGGCACGCGTCGCGTCGGTGGACGATCGCCGGCGTCGCGGTGCTCAGCGCCGTGCTCGTCGCCGAGGGGATCTTCGGCCTCACGGTCGTCGCCGAGACCACCAGCCCGGTCTACTGGACCCTCGAGATCGTCCTCGCCGTCGGCTTACTCGCGGCGGCGGCGCTGCGGGGGCGTCGGACACAGGTGGACGCGTCGCCGGCTCCGCCGCGCGGCTAG
- a CDS encoding ATP-dependent DNA ligase, with the protein MGQLIFDSTTRTTIDDRALAHLQIVMLNKLRRRESFAFSWKYPASEGDGRSTVWVAPELPLHFRFSGSRVPAINPAWVDLLMDSANTGSGLHLVPEPPYGSAAHAEPPAE; encoded by the coding sequence ATGGGCCAGCTGATCTTCGACAGCACCACCCGCACCACCATCGACGACCGCGCGCTCGCGCACCTGCAGATCGTGATGCTGAACAAGCTCCGCCGCCGGGAGAGCTTCGCGTTCTCGTGGAAGTACCCGGCGTCGGAGGGCGACGGGCGCAGCACGGTGTGGGTCGCCCCCGAGCTCCCGCTGCACTTCCGCTTCTCGGGCAGCCGGGTCCCCGCCATCAACCCCGCCTGGGTGGACCTGCTCATGGACAGCGCGAACACCGGATCCGGGCTGCACCTGGTGCCGGAGCCGCCCTACGGCTCGGCCGCGCACGCCGAGCCTCCCGCCGAGTGA
- a CDS encoding biotin-dependent carboxyltransferase family protein, with the protein MSGATAPRRGRRAVATAAAGLVVERTGPLMLVQDAGRPGHGGIGVSPSGALDPRALADANLLVGNDPGTAGLEIVLGDAVLRATAAVWVAVTGAVGPLVRTAGRGSRPAPYAAAVLLDAGDALEIGVADAGIRWYVAVRGGIDVARVLGSRATDLLSRVGPAPVAVGDVLPVGSAPARPVPPVDSLAVSAPADGEVLLRASPGPRLDWFIDGSWSALLGRAWKVTAEADRVGVRLDGEPLERRIPGELPSEGVVTGALQVPPSGRPILFLADHPMTGGYPVIGVVARDDVRLAAQLRPGQRVRFV; encoded by the coding sequence GTGAGCGGCGCGACCGCCCCTCGCCGCGGACGCCGGGCGGTGGCGACCGCGGCGGCCGGCCTCGTGGTCGAGCGCACCGGCCCGCTCATGCTCGTCCAGGACGCGGGCCGACCCGGCCACGGCGGCATCGGCGTCTCGCCCTCCGGCGCCCTGGATCCCCGCGCCCTCGCCGACGCGAACCTCCTCGTCGGCAACGATCCGGGCACGGCCGGCCTCGAGATCGTGCTCGGCGACGCGGTGCTGCGCGCGACGGCCGCCGTGTGGGTCGCCGTGACGGGCGCGGTCGGACCGCTCGTGCGCACGGCGGGCCGGGGGTCGCGGCCCGCGCCGTACGCCGCGGCCGTGCTGCTCGACGCCGGCGACGCGCTCGAGATCGGCGTGGCCGACGCGGGGATCCGCTGGTACGTCGCGGTGCGTGGCGGGATCGACGTCGCGCGCGTGCTCGGCTCGCGCGCCACCGACCTGCTCTCCCGCGTGGGGCCCGCGCCCGTCGCGGTCGGCGACGTGCTGCCCGTCGGATCCGCGCCCGCCCGACCCGTGCCCCCGGTCGACTCGCTCGCCGTCTCCGCGCCCGCCGACGGGGAGGTGCTCCTCCGCGCGTCGCCCGGTCCGCGCCTCGACTGGTTCATCGACGGATCCTGGTCCGCGCTCCTCGGCCGAGCGTGGAAGGTCACCGCCGAGGCCGACCGGGTGGGCGTCCGCCTCGACGGCGAACCGCTCGAGCGACGGATCCCCGGAGAGCTCCCCAGCGAGGGCGTCGTCACGGGCGCGCTCCAGGTGCCGCCGTCGGGCCGGCCGATCCTGTTCCTCGCCGACCACCCGATGACGGGTGGCTACCCGGTGATCGGCGTGGTCGCGCGCGACGACGTGCGCCTCGCCGCGCAGCTGCGCCCCGGCCAGCGCGTCCGCTTCGTGTGA
- a CDS encoding GDSL-type esterase/lipase family protein, with translation MSGIGASARDGAVVELDGGSVRVHGHLGLMAVPGGVRPIRLPEARWRDFPPAGELLRAQVSTAAGVRIRFTTRADEVRLRVRCTRIRFDELPGPRNTFVAEVDGVDLPPVAAPVDVVRRIPPSGDAAEETAVGSGDPSVVVLRGLGHGPSTVTVWLPQGMLVDLVGVTAEEPVRAADPLGLPRWIHHGSSISHCVEAPDPTGAWPVVAARQAGLDLVGLGFGGQCMLDPFVADAIADEPADVISLSVGINIVGARSMDQRTFVPALHGFLDRVRRGHPDTPIVLASSILWPGSEHVPGPPGVEFRDDGSVRCFAAGDPADVPRGALTLAESRRHVAHVARVRREAGERIAPLDGLALYGPDDVERYALPDGLHPDAELYAEMGGRWVARVFADGGLVPRGGLRAGGRPAADRP, from the coding sequence GTGAGCGGGATCGGCGCGTCCGCGCGCGACGGCGCGGTCGTCGAGCTCGACGGCGGGTCCGTCCGCGTCCACGGGCACCTCGGGCTGATGGCGGTGCCGGGCGGCGTGCGACCGATCCGGCTGCCCGAGGCCAGGTGGCGCGACTTCCCGCCTGCGGGCGAGCTCCTGCGGGCGCAGGTGTCGACGGCGGCCGGGGTGCGGATCCGGTTCACGACCCGGGCGGACGAGGTGCGGCTGCGGGTGCGCTGCACGCGCATCCGCTTCGACGAGCTGCCGGGGCCGCGCAACACGTTCGTCGCGGAGGTCGACGGCGTGGACCTGCCGCCGGTCGCGGCGCCGGTCGACGTCGTCCGCCGGATCCCTCCGTCGGGCGACGCGGCGGAGGAGACGGCGGTCGGGTCCGGGGATCCGTCCGTCGTCGTGCTCCGCGGGCTCGGGCACGGGCCGTCGACCGTGACCGTCTGGCTGCCGCAGGGGATGCTCGTGGACCTCGTCGGCGTCACGGCCGAAGAGCCCGTGCGGGCCGCGGATCCGCTCGGGCTGCCGCGCTGGATCCACCACGGCAGCTCCATCAGCCACTGCGTGGAGGCCCCGGATCCGACGGGCGCGTGGCCCGTCGTCGCCGCGCGGCAGGCGGGACTCGACCTCGTGGGCCTGGGTTTCGGCGGCCAGTGCATGCTCGACCCGTTCGTCGCGGACGCCATCGCCGACGAGCCCGCCGACGTGATCTCGCTGAGCGTCGGCATCAACATCGTGGGCGCCCGGTCGATGGACCAGCGCACCTTCGTGCCCGCGCTGCACGGCTTCCTCGACCGCGTGCGGCGCGGCCACCCGGACACGCCGATCGTGCTCGCGTCCTCGATCCTCTGGCCGGGCAGCGAGCACGTGCCCGGGCCGCCCGGGGTCGAGTTCCGCGACGACGGATCCGTGCGCTGCTTCGCGGCGGGTGACCCCGCCGACGTCCCGCGCGGGGCGCTCACGCTGGCGGAGTCGCGCCGGCATGTGGCGCACGTCGCGCGCGTGCGGCGGGAGGCGGGCGAGCGGATCGCGCCCCTCGACGGCCTCGCGCTCTACGGACCGGACGACGTCGAGCGGTACGCGCTGCCCGACGGGCTCCATCCGGACGCCGAGCTCTACGCGGAGATGGGCGGGCGGTGGGTGGCGCGCGTCTTCGCGGACGGCGGCCTGGTGCCGCGGGGAGGGCTCCGGGCCGGCGGGCGGCCAGCGGCGGATCGCCCCTAG
- a CDS encoding 5-oxoprolinase subunit B family protein, whose translation MTLRLLPCGDAAVMLDLDSLDEVLRLQPVLDATRPRGVVDIVPGARSILVTVDPHVLPLAAARSWALAARPSDEAGTRGGAPVEIDVVYDGEDLADVAALLGIGVREVVERHTSGTWTVAFGGFAPGFGYLAGVPGLEVPRRTSPRPRVPAGAVALAGEFSGIYPRVSPGGWQLIGTTRAVLWDPEREPAALLQPGSAVRFREVEA comes from the coding sequence GTGACCCTCCGGCTCCTGCCGTGCGGCGACGCCGCCGTCATGCTCGACCTCGACTCCCTCGACGAGGTGCTCCGCCTCCAGCCCGTGCTCGACGCGACGCGGCCCCGCGGCGTCGTCGACATCGTGCCGGGCGCGCGCAGCATCCTCGTCACGGTGGATCCGCACGTGCTCCCGCTCGCTGCCGCCCGCTCCTGGGCGCTCGCCGCCCGACCCTCCGACGAGGCCGGCACCCGCGGCGGCGCGCCCGTCGAGATCGACGTGGTCTACGACGGCGAGGACCTCGCCGACGTGGCCGCGCTCCTCGGCATCGGCGTGCGCGAGGTCGTCGAGCGCCACACCTCCGGCACCTGGACGGTCGCGTTCGGCGGCTTCGCCCCCGGCTTCGGCTACCTCGCGGGCGTCCCGGGCCTCGAGGTGCCGCGCCGCACGTCGCCTCGGCCGCGCGTCCCGGCCGGCGCCGTCGCGCTCGCGGGCGAGTTCAGCGGGATCTACCCGCGCGTCTCGCCGGGCGGCTGGCAGCTCATCGGCACGACGCGGGCGGTGCTGTGGGATCCGGAGCGCGAGCCGGCGGCCCTGCTGCAACCCGGATCCGCTGTGCGCTTCCGCGAGGTCGAGGCGTGA
- a CDS encoding LamB/YcsF family protein gives MQIDLNSDLAESFGRWNLGDDDAMLDVVSSANVACGFHAGDPLVMLHALERAARNGVAVGAHVAYRDLAGFGRRDLGASPAELTGDVLYQLAAISGMARTVGARVSYIKPHGALYNRIAHDPVQAQAVVDAVVALDPTLPVLGLPGSEILRLAAAAGLPTRVEAFTDRAYTPEGALVSRRQEGSVIHDPAEVAARSVRMATEGTVVAIDGSVVRLDPDSLCLHSDTPGAVGLARAVRDALEAAGVEIRPVPDAEDDAVAPASSPEHRVLPARDRRAL, from the coding sequence ATGCAGATCGACCTCAACAGCGACCTGGCCGAGTCGTTCGGCCGCTGGAACCTCGGCGACGACGACGCGATGCTCGACGTCGTCTCGAGCGCGAACGTGGCCTGTGGCTTCCACGCGGGGGATCCCCTCGTCATGCTGCACGCGCTCGAGCGCGCGGCCCGGAACGGCGTCGCCGTCGGCGCGCACGTCGCCTACCGCGACCTCGCGGGCTTCGGCCGGCGCGACCTCGGCGCGTCGCCCGCCGAGCTCACGGGCGACGTGCTCTACCAGCTGGCGGCGATCAGCGGCATGGCCCGCACGGTCGGTGCCCGCGTCTCGTACATCAAGCCGCACGGCGCGCTCTACAACCGCATCGCGCACGATCCGGTGCAGGCGCAGGCCGTGGTGGACGCGGTCGTGGCGCTGGATCCGACGCTCCCCGTGCTCGGGTTGCCGGGCTCGGAGATCCTCCGGCTGGCGGCGGCGGCTGGCCTGCCGACGCGTGTCGAGGCGTTCACCGACCGGGCGTACACGCCCGAGGGCGCCCTCGTGTCGCGGCGACAGGAGGGCTCGGTGATCCACGACCCGGCCGAGGTCGCGGCCCGCTCGGTGCGCATGGCGACGGAGGGCACGGTCGTCGCGATCGACGGATCCGTCGTGCGGCTCGACCCCGACTCCCTCTGCCTGCACAGCGACACCCCCGGCGCCGTGGGGCTGGCCCGCGCGGTGCGCGACGCGCTCGAGGCGGCGGGTGTGGAGATCCGCCCGGTGCCGGATGCGGAGGATGACGCCGTCGCTCCCGCCTCCTCCCCGGAGCACCGCGTCCTCCCGGCCCGCGACCGGCGCGCCCTGTGA
- the aspS gene encoding aspartate--tRNA(Asn) ligase — MTTRTLIKNLAALDDGDVAVSGWVETVRDQKKIQFVILRDESGAVQLTYKRQGDEDATADTISGLAAGTFLTATGTLKHDERVKLGGLEIGLSGIEVAGAAIPETPIAADSSIDKRLDWRFIDLRAPRNSLIFRVQTTLVHALRTYWVEHDFIEVFSPKLMATPSESNAELFKVDYFDGVAYLAQSPQFFKQMAQSAGFGKMFEVGPAFRADPSFTSRHATEFTSVDAEISWIESHEDVARLQEELIVAALTAVKEKHGDEIRELFDVEVTVPSIPFPRIPLLEAKDIVAKRGHVIDRADDDLDPEGERQIAAHVMEEFGHEFVFLTDYPSTIRPFYHMRNAEDPSITNSYDLIWNGVEITTGAQREHRVDVLEAQAREKGLDPEELGSYLDFFRYGVPPHGGFGMGLNRVLMLLLHQSNLREVTYLFRGPNRLAP, encoded by the coding sequence GTGACCACCCGAACCCTCATCAAGAACCTGGCCGCCCTCGACGACGGGGACGTGGCCGTCTCCGGCTGGGTCGAGACCGTCCGGGATCAGAAGAAGATCCAGTTCGTGATCCTCCGCGACGAGTCCGGCGCGGTGCAGCTCACCTACAAGCGCCAGGGCGACGAGGACGCGACCGCCGACACCATCTCGGGACTCGCGGCCGGCACCTTCCTCACCGCCACGGGCACGCTCAAGCACGACGAGCGCGTGAAGCTCGGCGGCCTGGAGATCGGGCTGTCCGGCATCGAGGTCGCGGGCGCGGCCATCCCGGAGACGCCCATCGCGGCCGACTCCTCCATCGACAAGCGCCTCGACTGGCGCTTCATCGACCTGCGCGCGCCCCGCAACTCCCTCATCTTCCGCGTGCAGACCACGCTGGTCCACGCGCTGCGCACCTACTGGGTCGAGCACGACTTCATCGAGGTCTTCTCCCCCAAGCTCATGGCCACGCCCTCCGAGTCGAACGCCGAGCTGTTCAAGGTCGACTACTTCGACGGCGTCGCGTACCTCGCGCAGAGCCCGCAGTTCTTCAAGCAGATGGCGCAGTCCGCCGGCTTCGGCAAGATGTTCGAGGTCGGCCCGGCGTTCCGCGCCGACCCGTCGTTCACCTCGCGCCACGCGACCGAGTTCACCTCGGTGGACGCGGAGATCAGCTGGATCGAGAGCCACGAGGACGTCGCCCGCCTCCAGGAGGAGCTCATCGTCGCCGCGCTCACCGCGGTGAAGGAGAAGCACGGCGACGAGATCCGCGAGCTGTTCGACGTGGAGGTGACCGTGCCGAGCATCCCGTTCCCGCGGATCCCGCTGCTCGAGGCCAAGGACATCGTCGCGAAGCGCGGCCACGTGATCGACCGGGCGGACGACGACCTCGACCCCGAGGGCGAGCGCCAGATCGCGGCGCACGTCATGGAGGAGTTCGGCCACGAGTTCGTGTTCCTCACCGACTACCCGTCGACGATCCGGCCGTTCTACCACATGCGGAACGCCGAGGACCCGTCGATCACGAACAGCTACGACCTCATCTGGAACGGCGTCGAGATCACCACGGGAGCGCAGCGCGAGCACCGCGTCGACGTGCTCGAGGCCCAGGCCCGCGAGAAGGGCCTCGACCCCGAGGAGCTCGGCTCGTACCTCGACTTCTTCCGCTACGGCGTGCCGCCGCACGGCGGCTTCGGCATGGGCCTCAACCGCGTGCTCATGCTGCTGCTGCACCAGTCGAACCTGCGCGAGGTCACGTACCTGTTCCGCGGGCCGAACCGGCTCGCCCCGTAG
- a CDS encoding DUF2510 domain-containing protein produces MNDSTGTPSTPAGWYADPAGSDRLRWWDGTRWTDHLTDAPAASAASTPTGQQGAHGSAEQHAEAPASGHVAPEAAAAAVPPAYGRQAPGQPYGQQQYVQQPYSQQPYAQAGYATPTPPPTLAAGTSPFTWQIWALAALPVISLIIALSLDYRSFLDMGPRGPRADVAIASALTNLVQFLVYAGTVVLAYFDWRTLTRRGIARPFHWAWAFIPVAGGVYLIGRSIIVRRRIEGAPASALSPVWLWVGLNVIIAFVALVKGFELVSSTMQMYGTGRY; encoded by the coding sequence GTGAATGACTCGACCGGTACACCCTCCACGCCCGCGGGCTGGTACGCGGACCCCGCGGGATCCGACCGCCTGCGCTGGTGGGACGGCACGCGCTGGACCGACCACCTGACGGACGCGCCGGCGGCGAGCGCCGCGTCGACGCCCACGGGCCAGCAGGGCGCGCACGGTTCCGCGGAGCAGCACGCCGAGGCTCCGGCGTCGGGCCACGTCGCCCCGGAGGCCGCCGCCGCCGCGGTGCCGCCCGCCTACGGCCGGCAGGCGCCCGGGCAGCCGTACGGTCAGCAGCAGTACGTGCAGCAGCCCTACTCGCAGCAGCCGTACGCGCAGGCCGGGTACGCGACCCCGACCCCGCCTCCCACGCTGGCGGCGGGCACGTCCCCCTTCACCTGGCAGATCTGGGCCCTCGCGGCCCTGCCGGTCATCTCGCTCATCATCGCCCTGAGCCTCGATTACCGGAGCTTCCTCGACATGGGCCCCCGTGGACCTCGCGCCGACGTCGCGATCGCGTCCGCGCTCACCAACCTCGTCCAGTTCCTCGTCTACGCCGGGACGGTCGTCCTCGCGTACTTCGACTGGCGCACCCTCACGCGCCGGGGCATCGCGCGCCCGTTCCACTGGGCCTGGGCCTTCATCCCCGTCGCCGGGGGCGTCTACCTCATCGGCAGGTCGATCATCGTCCGCCGCCGCATCGAGGGGGCGCCGGCCAGCGCGCTCTCCCCCGTCTGGCTCTGGGTCGGCCTGAACGTCATCATCGCGTTCGTCGCCCTCGTGAAGGGCTTCGAGCTCGTCAGCTCGACGATGCAGATGTACGGCACCGGCCGCTACTGA
- a CDS encoding alpha/beta hydrolase, with protein MSGTGGSGTMRIRPFEARVRGLALRGSQHLAEGPGPRPTAVLMHGFGGSRMETTGVFVALARRLAAAGIGVVAYDRAGHGESDGEFLDTTVMGDVADARHALDAVRALPEVDAGDVHLVGMSLGAVVASVVAAEESRAAEGGAGSGIRSLAMWSTAAVFVDDIRAGTIQGRSLASLDADGWFDFAGQRMGPAMRDDALGFDPYARASGYRGPALLLHGTDDFVPVDYARRYLEPEAFGERAELVVVQGADHGWAQLPQRDEVIERTVAFVRAHARGGEA; from the coding sequence GTGAGCGGCACGGGCGGGTCGGGGACCATGCGGATCCGGCCGTTCGAGGCGCGCGTGCGCGGGCTGGCGCTCCGGGGATCGCAGCACCTCGCGGAGGGTCCCGGCCCGCGACCCACCGCGGTGCTGATGCACGGGTTCGGCGGGTCGCGCATGGAGACGACGGGCGTGTTCGTGGCCCTCGCCCGGCGGCTCGCGGCGGCGGGGATCGGCGTCGTCGCCTACGACCGCGCCGGCCACGGCGAGAGCGACGGCGAGTTCCTCGACACGACCGTCATGGGCGACGTCGCGGACGCCCGGCACGCGCTCGACGCCGTCCGCGCGCTGCCCGAGGTGGACGCCGGCGACGTGCACCTCGTCGGCATGAGCCTCGGCGCGGTCGTGGCCTCGGTGGTCGCGGCGGAGGAGAGCCGCGCGGCCGAGGGCGGGGCGGGGTCGGGGATCCGGTCGCTCGCGATGTGGTCGACGGCGGCCGTGTTCGTCGACGACATCCGCGCGGGCACGATCCAGGGCCGCTCGCTCGCGTCGCTCGACGCCGACGGCTGGTTCGACTTCGCCGGGCAGCGGATGGGCCCGGCGATGCGCGACGACGCGCTCGGCTTCGACCCGTACGCGCGCGCTTCCGGCTATCGGGGTCCCGCGCTGCTGCTCCACGGCACGGACGACTTTGTGCCCGTCGACTACGCCAGGCGCTACCTCGAGCCGGAGGCGTTCGGCGAGCGTGCCGAGCTGGTGGTCGTGCAGGGCGCGGATCACGGCTGGGCGCAGCTGCCGCAGCGCGACGAGGTCATCGAGCGGACGGTCGCCTTCGTGCGGGCGCACGCGAGGGGCGGGGAGGCGTGA
- a CDS encoding LCP family protein, with amino-acid sequence MSQETRHDRRLARGIARQGRLRRPSGVRTAVKALAAVTAVVIASTGSVAAFAAWDLARTVQANAVDIGDGRAAPPSIGGIDGGADILLVGGDTREGQGDGYGTGKDVQTGNLNDVTMLLHISEDHTRATVVSFPRDMLVDMPACTRSDGSEEPASSGVQINVALKRGGLPCVVRAVEAITGLEVPYGGVIQFNGVVAMSNAVGGVPVCIAKRLHDPKTDLDLQPGIHPLQGREAVQFLRTRYGVGDGSDIDRISNQQVFLSALLRTITATDTLTNPAEVYGIARAAVDNMVLSTSLDTPAAIASLALTVKDIPLDRFTFVQYPSIRLENQRVAQDVAKGDEMIRLIAADVDFSLAPGSTGQGVAAPEPAAGVPTTPTPDAGAAPSADPSAPAVLPEGVTGQTASEETCSNG; translated from the coding sequence ATGTCCCAGGAGACGCGACACGACCGGCGCCTCGCGCGCGGCATCGCCAGGCAAGGCCGGCTGCGGAGGCCGAGCGGCGTGCGCACCGCGGTGAAGGCCCTGGCGGCGGTGACGGCCGTGGTGATCGCGAGCACCGGATCCGTCGCCGCGTTCGCCGCATGGGACCTCGCCCGCACCGTGCAGGCGAACGCCGTGGACATCGGGGACGGGAGGGCAGCGCCGCCCTCCATCGGCGGGATCGACGGGGGCGCCGACATCCTGCTGGTCGGCGGCGACACCCGCGAGGGACAGGGCGATGGCTACGGCACGGGCAAGGACGTCCAGACCGGCAACCTCAACGACGTCACGATGCTCCTGCACATCAGCGAGGACCACACGCGCGCGACCGTCGTCTCCTTCCCGCGCGACATGCTCGTCGACATGCCCGCCTGCACCCGTTCGGACGGCTCGGAGGAGCCCGCGTCCTCGGGCGTGCAGATCAACGTGGCCCTCAAGCGCGGCGGGCTGCCCTGCGTCGTGCGGGCCGTGGAGGCGATCACCGGCCTCGAGGTCCCCTACGGCGGCGTCATCCAGTTCAACGGGGTCGTCGCGATGTCGAACGCGGTCGGCGGGGTGCCCGTGTGCATCGCGAAGCGGCTCCACGACCCCAAGACGGACCTCGACCTCCAGCCCGGGATCCACCCGCTCCAGGGGCGCGAAGCCGTCCAGTTCCTCCGCACCCGCTACGGCGTGGGCGACGGGAGCGACATCGACCGGATCAGCAACCAGCAGGTGTTCCTCAGCGCCCTCCTGCGCACCATCACGGCGACGGACACATTGACGAACCCGGCCGAGGTGTACGGGATCGCGCGCGCCGCGGTCGACAACATGGTGCTGTCCACGTCGCTCGACACCCCGGCCGCGATCGCGTCGCTCGCCCTCACCGTCAAGGACATCCCGCTGGACCGCTTCACCTTCGTCCAGTACCCGAGCATCCGCCTCGAGAACCAGCGCGTGGCGCAGGACGTCGCGAAGGGCGACGAGATGATCCGCCTCATCGCCGCCGACGTCGACTTCTCCCTCGCACCGGGCAGCACCGGCCAGGGCGTCGCGGCGCCGGAGCCCGCGGCCGGGGTGCCGACCACGCCGACACCCGACGCGGGCGCCGCACCCTCCGCGGATCCGTCGGCCCCGGCCGTGCTCCCCGAGGGCGTCACCGGGCAGACGGCGTCGGAGGAGACCTGCTCGAATGGCTGA